DNA sequence from the Coleofasciculus sp. FACHB-T130 genome:
GCAGCTCATTCAACGCTTGAATACTAACCGGCAAGCCTTAGAAGCCGCCGAGAACGTTTTAGCAGAGGATTCCGCAGGGATTAGCACTCTCATTCAAAAACGAGTTGCAGAAGCGAAGGCAAAAAGAGAAAGAGAAGCGGCAGCGAGCAAAGCCATTCTTCGCGGGAGGGACATTATTCGCGGATCGGGTATTTTCAGCTACCCCAGCGATGCGGGAATTACAAGCAATTTTGGTTGGCGAGTCCACCCGATTCTGGGCTACCGCCGTTTCCATTCTGGTCTTGACTTTGGGGGAAGTTATGGCAGCACGATCCGCGCCGCCAACAGCGGAGAGGTAATTTTTGCCGGATGGTATGGAGGTTACGGGAAGGCGGTAATTATCGACCACGGCAATGGCATTACTACCTTATATGGTCACGCCAGCGAAATCTATGTTTCGGAAGGACAATCTGTAAACCGAGCCGATGCGATCGCGGCGGTTGGTTCTACTGGCTTTTCTACGGGACCCCATCTCCACTTTGAAGTCCGTAAAAATGGTACACCCGTAGACCCGATTACCTTCCTTTAGACCTTCCTTTAGGCTTATGGAAACAGACTCGTATCAGCCCTAAAATGGACAATTATTCGGGAATTTAACGGCAAACAATCAGATATTCTTAGTTTTATTGCGCGAGTAGTCTATTTCAACCAAACAAGTGTCAATCTCTTTCTCCAATCCTTCTAAAATCAACAATTTTCAGAAAACACTGAATGTCATCGTCGTCGCCATGCCTGTGGTGGGATTTATTGCTGCGACCCTGGCTATCATCTTCTGGGAACGTGGGGTCCAGCCGCTGGATCTCAGTCTACTCGTAGGAATGTATGCCCTGACTTTCTTTGGCATCACTGTGGGGTATCACAGGTTTTTCACCCATCGTGCCTTTCAGGCTGGGGCATTTGTGCGTGCCTTTTTAGCGATCGCTGGCTGCATGGCAGGTCAAGGCCCAGTCGCCAGCTGGGTGAGCCACCATCGCTGTCATCACCTCTACTCAGATACTCAACAAGACTTCCACTCACCAAATATTCACGGAGAAGGGTTTTGGGGAGTTGTTCAAGGCTTTTGGCACGCCCATACTGGCTGGCTGCTAAACGTCGATTGGACGCCCCCATACCCCTATGTCTCGGATCTCAATCGTGACAAAGTTGTCCAAAAAATCGACCAGCTCTACATCCTTTGGGTGCTACTTTCTCTGTTAATTCCGACGCTTCTGGGTGGAGTCTTAACCGGGTCGTGGTCAGGAGCATTGAGAGGCTTAATCTGGGGCGGAGGTATCCGGATTTTCCTCTTGCACCAGTTTACTTTTAGCGTCAACTCAGTCTGCCACCTTTGGGGAAAACGCCAATTTCCCACAGAAGATCAAAGTAAGAACAATCTTTTCGTCGCCATCATGACCCTCGGTGAAGGATGGCACAATAACCACCATGCTTTCCAGCACTCGGCAAGGTTTGGACTCAGATGGTGGCAACTTGATTTCGGTTGGTTAGGTATCCTCGCCCTCAATCGCTTAGGGCTTGTCTGGAATGTCAAAGTTCCATCCTCAAGCGAAATCGAACTGAAAAGCATCACTTCTTCAGTTGGATAGTGAGTGAATTTGATCCATTAGCCGCTGAAAGCATCTCATTTTGATATAAAACGCCTGGACTAACTCAAAAATGTTGTTAGGCGTTGTTAGAAAGCGTTAAACCCTGATATCCGAAAATTTCCTAGGGGCACGGCAATGCC
Encoded proteins:
- a CDS encoding acyl-CoA desaturase, yielding MSISFSNPSKINNFQKTLNVIVVAMPVVGFIAATLAIIFWERGVQPLDLSLLVGMYALTFFGITVGYHRFFTHRAFQAGAFVRAFLAIAGCMAGQGPVASWVSHHRCHHLYSDTQQDFHSPNIHGEGFWGVVQGFWHAHTGWLLNVDWTPPYPYVSDLNRDKVVQKIDQLYILWVLLSLLIPTLLGGVLTGSWSGALRGLIWGGGIRIFLLHQFTFSVNSVCHLWGKRQFPTEDQSKNNLFVAIMTLGEGWHNNHHAFQHSARFGLRWWQLDFGWLGILALNRLGLVWNVKVPSSSEIELKSITSSVG